One Hordeum vulgare subsp. vulgare chromosome 4H, MorexV3_pseudomolecules_assembly, whole genome shotgun sequence DNA window includes the following coding sequences:
- the LOC123446352 gene encoding uncharacterized protein LOC123446352: MASRCMQCCALEQHRLRSLLGFECGARLRCREMGRGPLEGATCGGCGLRAQRTDASARFFDEVVAAAEMARKQEAVAWPLVSVQEIRKRHEKVVNLQITGRIKIKRNYCLEIDFPMRVLAVPVR, from the exons ATGGCCTCAAGGTGCATGCAGTGCTGTGCGCTAGAGCAACATCGACTACGGTCGTTGCTTGGATTTGAGTGCGGGGCACGGCTGCGCTGCAGGGAGATGGGTCGAGGGCCGCTCGAAGGAGCGACGTGTGGTGGCTGTGGCCTCCGCGCCCAAAGGACTGATGCTTCCGCGCGCTTCTTCGACGAGGTTGTTGCCGCTGCAGAGATGGCGAGAAAGCAAGAGGCAGTGGCCTGGCCGCTAGTTTCAGTTCAAGAAATTAGAAAAAGACATG AAAAAGTAGTTAATCTCCAGATCACGGGAAGAATAAAAATTAAACGGAATTACTGTTTGGAGATTGATTTCCCGATGCGCGTTCTTGCGGTGCCTGTGCGCTGA